A window of Micromonospora eburnea genomic DNA:
CCCGCCGCCCTGGCAGCCGGAGGAGTTCGACGTGGCCGCCTTCGCCGCGGTGGCGCCGCTGGCGCAGACCCGGATCGCGGTGCTCAGCGAAATCGTGCCGAACGTCGACTTCCTCTTCCTGGCCGACCCGCTGATCGACGAGGCGGCCTGGGCGAAGGCGATGAAGGAGGGCGCGGCCGAGCTGCTGGACGCGGCGATCGCCGCGTTCGAGGGGCTGGAGTCCTGGGACGCCGAGTCGCTGAAGTCCACGCTGGAGGCGGTCGGCGCGGAGCGCGGCCTGAAGCTGGGCAAGGCGCAGGCCCCGGTCCGGGTCGCGGTCACCGGTCGTACCGTCGGCCTGCCGCTCTTCGAGTCCCTTGAGGTGCTCGGCCGCGAGCGCACCCTGACCCGGCTGCGCGCCGCCCGGGTACGCCTGGTCTGACCCTGGACGCCCGCGAAGAAGGGGCCCGCCGGCTGACCGGCGGGCCCCTTCGCGTCCGGTGTGTTTCGTGGACGGGCCGCGCGGCCGGTCCGGTGCCGGTGTCGGCGCGTGCCGGTCAGCCCCGGCGCGCGGAACGGCGGCGGAGCAGCAGCCCACCCCCCAGCGCGCCGAGCACGACCACCGCCCCGATCGCCCACCACAGCCCGGCGCCGCCGTCGTCGGCGGAGCGCGAGGCGGCCGGTTCGAGGCTCGCCGACGAGGTCGCGTCGGCCGTCGGCGCGCTGGTCGGCTCGGCCGCCGGGCTGGTGGGCGGCACGGTGGTCGGTGGCGCGTCGGCCGAGGGGGTGGCGGTGGCCGCGCCGGTGGTCAGGGTGAAGGTGACCTTCCCGCTGGCCTGGTGGCCGTCGGCCGAAGCGACCTGGTACGCGACGGTGTACTCGCCGGCCGGCCCCGGGGTGAACGGCACGCTCACCCGCTTGCCGGAGATGGTCGGCTCACCGCCGGAGGCGGGCACGCCGTCCGGCCCGGCAACTGTGATCTTGATCGCACTGGGGTCCGGTGTGGCGAGGAACCGGAGTTCGATCTGCTTCGGGGCGCTCGCCACGCGCGCCCCGTCCTTCGGGACGCTGCCGGTCAGCGAATTGTGCGCGGCGGCCGGGCTGGCCGGCAGCGCGGCCCCGCCCAGCGCCACGCCGAGAACCACCAACCAGGTACGCGCCACACGAGCAAG
This region includes:
- a CDS encoding copper resistance CopC family protein gives rise to the protein MARTWLVVLGVALGGAALPASPAAAHNSLTGSVPKDGARVASAPKQIELRFLATPDPSAIKITVAGPDGVPASGGEPTISGKRVSVPFTPGPAGEYTVAYQVASADGHQASGKVTFTLTTGAATATPSADAPPTTVPPTSPAAEPTSAPTADATSSASLEPAASRSADDGGAGLWWAIGAVVVLGALGGGLLLRRRSARRG